Sequence from the uncultured Flavobacterium sp. genome:
TAAAATCACGATTAGATTAAATATTTCCGGAGTTGTTTTTTTGAAATTTTCTAAGAAATAAAAGAAGAAAATAAAAGAGAAAACATAAACTGGAATATCTGGTGAAGGCGCGCTGATAAATTGGAAAAAGAAAATATTGAAAATTGGAAATAATCCAATAATCAGATAGCTTTTATTGTCATTTTTATAATACTCATTTAGTTTTTGAATGGAAAAAATGTTCCCTAAAAGCAGACAAAAACCACTTAAATCATTGAAGTTTTTATATAAAAAAGAAAAATTAAAAACACTTTGAGTAATATGCCAGCCGCTGGTTTGTCCTAAAAACAAATGCAGATTTACAAGACCTTTTACAAAGCCATATTCATTAAGCCATTTTATGGTTTGAATGTAATAAGATTCATTGTCAATTACGAATGGAACCGAAGCACATTGTGCAACAATTAATATCGAAATTAAAATCAAAACAATTTTTAAAGACTTTTGTAATTGCTTGAATTCAAATATAAATGATTTGTAAATTTCAAAAATAGGATTGCGAAACAAAACTATCAAGAGAATATTCAGAAATAACAAAAACACATGAAATTCAATGTTTATCCGACCAAAAATTGCCCAAATTGATGCCAGAATAGTTGCTGAGAATAATCCCAATATGGATGTAACAACAAAATTTCGATTTTTTAACCGAAGTACTTTGTCTGTTAAAAAACCTAAATTAATAGTGGTGAACAGGATATAAATCCAACTAATGAAAATTAAAATCATTAAGCAAGGATTTGTCCGTCAGACATTACCAATTTTCTATCGGCCATATTTGCAAGTTCTTCGTTGTGGGTTACGATGACAAAAGTCTGTCCAAATTCGTCACGAAGCTGAAAGAACAATTGATGTAAATTTTCGGCAGAATGTGTATCGAGATTCCCGGAAGGTTCATCGGCAAAAATAACGTCCGGTTTATTAATTAAAGCCCTTGCAACGGCAACACGTTGTTGTTCTCCGCCCGAAAGTTCATTTGGTTTATGATCAATTCGGTGTGATAATCCTAAAAAGGTCAATAGTTTTTTAGCTTCAGCTTCGGTTTCTGAAGGTTTTTTTCCGGCAATATAAGCGGGAATACAAACATTTTCTAAAGCTGTAAACTCAGGCAAAAGCTGATGAAACTGAAAAATGAAACCAAGATTTAAATTTCGGAATTTTGATAATGTTTTATCATTAAGTCCCAGAACATTTTGACCATTTATAGTCAAAGAACTATCTGTGTCAGCTTTCGAAGGTTTATCAAGTGTGCCTAAAATATGTAATAAAGTCGTTTTTCCGGCACCAGAAGCGCCAACGATAGAAACAATTTCTCCTTTTTTAATATGCAAATCAACTCCTTTAAGAACTTCAAGTTGGTCGTAGAAT
This genomic interval carries:
- a CDS encoding ABC transporter ATP-binding protein, translated to MIHAKNIHKFYDQLEVLKGVDLHIKKGEIVSIVGASGAGKTTLLHILGTLDKPSKADTDSSLTINGQNVLGLNDKTLSKFRNLNLGFIFQFHQLLPEFTALENVCIPAYIAGKKPSETEAEAKKLLTFLGLSHRIDHKPNELSGGEQQRVAVARALINKPDVIFADEPSGNLDTHSAENLHQLFFQLRDEFGQTFVIVTHNEELANMADRKLVMSDGQILA